The Sulfurimonas aquatica genomic sequence TTAAAAGATAAACTACAAGACAAACAGATAGATTATACAAGTGAATCAAAAAAAGTTTATGATAGTATTGTGCATTACATGGAAGGACACTTTACTAAAAAACATAAACTAAAATTAGAGTGCATCGATGAGTATATACATTTTTTAGTTTCGAGTATTCATAAAAAGGACTTGATTTTTAAGCTCTTATTAGAGCATATGTCACATGAAAACAGGCACTCTGTACACTCAACGAACGTAATGGTATTGGCATTAGCGTTAGCTAACTATCTCAACTACTCTTTTTCGCAAATTAAATTATTGGCAAAAGCGGCAATTTTACATGATTTAGGAAAGGCTGACATCGATAAGAGTCTTTATGAGAAAAAAGGCAAGTTAAATGAAAAAGAGTTTAGCGAGATGAAGAAGCATCCATTTTATTCTTATCAAGAAGCACAAAAATTAGGAGTAGATGATTCACAAATCTTAAATATAATATTGCATCATCATGAATTTTTAGATGGCTCAGGGTATCCAAATGGACTTCAAGGGTCTAACATTAGTCCCTTTACAAGAATAGTTACAGTATGTGATATGTTTGATGCAATGACAAGTGAAAGAAATTTTAGAGATAAAAAAACAGCTCTTGAGAGTTTGAAAATTATGAAAATAGAGTATAAGCATAAATTGCACGTAAAATTTATTGATGATTTTATTAAGTTAATCTCTAAAGCATATGCAGCTTAATCACTTCTTTAACACTTTTTAGAGATAATCGCAATCAAGATTAATATCTCTTTAATTAATTTATTTAAAAGAGATAGACTGTAAAGGGACATAGAAAAGATAATGGAATTAGACTTCGCAAAATACATAAAGTACTCAAAACCAGGACCGCGTTATACTTCTTACCCTACGGCCTTAGAGTTTAATGACACATACAAATATGAGCAGTATATTCAAAAGCTAGAGTCTCAAGACAGCTCCCGTCCTATTAGCTTGTACTTTCACCTTCCATTTTGTAAAAATGCTTGTTATTTTTGTGGGTGTAATGTTGTATTTACTTCTAAGGAAGATAAAATGCTGCGTTATATCGAGTATCTTAAACGCGAACTAATAATTTTATC encodes the following:
- a CDS encoding HD-GYP domain-containing protein; the encoded protein is MRKIKRIKITSTFKPMDMSQVKVGDVIDFDCYIQRFDDMVIIITAGTKITDKEITLLSKSDKHFVEYKEYKRLFPDAQKEESMVSCYSLKDKLQDKQIDYTSESKKVYDSIVHYMEGHFTKKHKLKLECIDEYIHFLVSSIHKKDLIFKLLLEHMSHENRHSVHSTNVMVLALALANYLNYSFSQIKLLAKAAILHDLGKADIDKSLYEKKGKLNEKEFSEMKKHPFYSYQEAQKLGVDDSQILNIILHHHEFLDGSGYPNGLQGSNISPFTRIVTVCDMFDAMTSERNFRDKKTALESLKIMKIEYKHKLHVKFIDDFIKLISKAYAA